A single window of Gossypium hirsutum isolate 1008001.06 chromosome A10, Gossypium_hirsutum_v2.1, whole genome shotgun sequence DNA harbors:
- the LOC107915361 gene encoding uncharacterized protein, with translation MNFQTGLGSNPGDNPTNPIIHDLDVIEKEEMRLESSRQLEERCRWLEEKFKALENTDNRQGIDAKDLNLVPDLVLPQNFKMPEFENLVGAAARWCNQLSRARISSWRYLAQAFIQQYNHVTDMTLDRITLQNMEKKPNESFKQYAQRWKEVVMQVQTPLLEKKTTMLLINTLKAPFITHMIESTTKSFADIVMTGEMIENAIRGGKIERETAKRSAPRRKDNEVNNTSSYNSKAITVSQSRATTVGQQGFQKQGSDTRQNSKKISFTPIPVTYRELYQSLFNAYAIAPFHLKPLQPPYPKWNKEDVAEVRIPMKVIWKEMMKREMIISEEENKGARDYWKFHAEEGHEIQECDEFKALVQSLMDNKELEFSEAGSDEGHVYALEGEPKNQRINRPRIIISLPRNNEIETQITPKVIIHKPASFPYKDNKSVPWNYDCNVTILEREDIASTSKEAQVEGSYIRSGKRYDTEGVRVVPTKVKAFDIKKEKRVEVLVNEPVKEEEAREFLKFLKHSEYSVVEQLRKQPARISVLALLLSSEVHREALMKMLNETYVTNDISVNKLDRLFSNISADNFIYFNDDEIPPGGMGSAKALHITTRCKRIYIA, from the exons ATGAACTTCCAAACTGGCTTGGGATCCAACCCGGGAGATAACCCTACCAATCCAATCATCCATGATTTAGATGTAATTGAGAAGGAAGAGATGAGACTCGAATCATCAAGGCAATTAGAGGAACGTTGCAGATggttagaggagaaatttaaggcatTGGAAAATACTGATAATCGTCAGGGAATTGATGCAAAGGACTTGAatttggtcccagatttggtaCTTCCTCAAAATTtcaagatgccagaatttgagaa TTTGGTTGGGGCAGCGGCTAGATGGTGCAATCAATTGAGCCGCGCTAGGATCAGTTCTTGGAGATACTTAGCGCAAGCCTTCATACAGCAATataatcatgtgactgacatgactcTTGATAGAATCACTCTGCAGAACATGGAAAAAAAGCCTAATGAGAGCTTTAAgcaatatgcacagagatggaAGGAGGTTGTCATGCAAGTTCAAACACCCCTCTTGGAGAAAAAAACTACCATGCTGTTAATTAACACCTTGAAGGCCCCATTCATTACTCATATGATTGAAAGTACCACCAAGAGTTTTGCTGATATAGTTATGACAGgggaaatgattgagaacgccataagGGGTGGTAAGATAGAGAGGGAAACTgctaaaagatcggccccaagaAGGAAAGATAATGAGGTGAACAATACAAGTAGTTATAACTCAAAAGCAATTACGGTTAGTCAGTCCAGAGCAACTACAGTTGGGCAACAGGGTTTCCAAAAGCAAGGATCTGATACGAGACAAAACTCGAAAAAGATCTCATTCACACCTATCCCGGTGACATACCGGGAgctttatcaaagtttatttaATGCATATGCAATAGCTCCTTTTCATTTGAAACCACTGCAacccccatatcccaaatg GAATAAAGAGGATGTGGCCGAGGTAAGAATACCGATGAAAGTAATCTGGAAAGAAATGATGAAAAGAGAGATGATAATCtctgaagaagaaaataaaggagCAAGGGATTATTGGAAGTTCCATGCAGAAGAGGGACACGAGATCCAGGAATGTGACGAGTTTAAGGCTTTGGTACAAAGCCttatggataataaggagctggaaTTTTCTGAAGCTGGCTCAGATGAGGGACACGTATACGCATTGGAAGGTGAACCAAAGAATCAAAGAATCAACCGGCCAAGGATCATTATTTCTCTACCAAGGAATAATGAAATTGAGACACAAATAACACCGAAAGTCATTATTCACAAACCTGCttcctttccttataaggataaTAAGAGTGTACCCTGGAATTATGACTGCAATGTGACAATACTAGAGAGAGAAGATATAGCTAGTACTTCTAAGGAGGCTCAAGTTGAAGGTTCCTACATACGTAGTGGGAAACGTTATGATACAGAAGGAGTCAGAGTTGTGCCCACGAAAGTAAAAGCCTTTGACATTAAGAAGGAGAAGAGGGTTGAGGTACTTGTTAATGAGCcagtgaaggaagaagaagctAGAGAGTTTTTAAAATTCCTGAAACACAGTGAGTACAGCGTGGTTGAACAATTGCGCAAACAACCAGCCCGTATATCAGTGTTGGCTTTGCTTCTGAGTTCAGAGGTACATCGTGAGGCATTAATGAAAATGCTCAACGAGACTTACGTTACTAATGATATATCCGTTAACAAGTTGGATCGATTGTTTAGTAACATAAGTGCTGACAACTTCATttatttcaatgatgatgaaatcccacctGGTGGCATGGGATCAGctaaagctttgcacatcaccACTCGCTGCAAAAGGATATACATTGCCTAG
- the LOC107915362 gene encoding cilia- and flagella-associated protein 57-like produces the protein MREISEAWKKICCVKILTEGPTTTLEYKGWFRKRINDNIPRPSLRVARSIEENLRVVPSELEVIKQEFERKSLELGKKIEKLEEEKIYLSLDVDIQKIKVEKVRKEKRKIEEDRDDLKTQYKRIQLSMKRAGLGKSLEQWQQEVQEERAKAEYWEKKFKEMQAQNQALEKKNQGLKAEVTELGRSLHHHQSRNSVVELKVSLNKIEKMKHNIRGLEAALRNCELQIEQLEAREGHWKGELHHFQDQVRDRDYLMVEAIVQIREVADHLQDLAAQANVLSAKYESVLDRGRELALLLDRVKTLGLKAKAYL, from the coding sequence ATGCGAGAGATTTCTGAGGCTTGGAAGAAGATTTGTTGTGTGAAGATTCTGACTGAAGGTCCGACGACAACCCTTGAGTACAAAGGGTGGTTTCGCAAGAGGATCAATGATAACATCCCTAGGCCAAGTTTGAGGGTTGCTCGATCAATAGAGGAGAATTTACGAGTGGTTCCATCAGAGTTAGAAGTCATAAAGCAAGAGTTCGAAAGAAAAAGTTTGGAGCTTGGGAAAAAGATAGAGAAGCTGGAGGAAGAGAAGATATATCTAAGCTTAGACGTCGACATTCAGAAAATTAAGGTCGAAAAAGtgaggaaagaaaagagaaaaattgaGGAAGACCGAGATGACTTGAAGACGCAATATAAGAGGATACAGCTATCAATGAAGAGAGCTGGATTAGGGAAGTCTTTAGAGCAGTGGCAACAAGAGGTTCAAGAAGAAAGAGCTAAAGCCGaatattgggagaagaagttcaAAGAGATGCAAGCGCAGAATCAGGCCCTAGAAAAGAAGAATCAAGGATTAAAAGCTGAGGTGACTGAGCTTGgacgatctcttcatcatcaccaAAGTCGTAACTCTGTGGTTGAGCTAAAAGTAAGTCTGAACAAGATCGAAAAAATGAAGCACAATATTAGAGGGTTGGAAGCAGCATTGCGGAACTGTGAACTTCAGATTGAGCAGCTTGAGGCAAGAGAAGGACATTGGAAGGGAGAGCTTCACCATTTTCAAGATCAAGTCAGAGATAGGGACTACCTCATGGTAGAAGCCATAgtccagattcgagaggttgctgatcATTTGCAAGACCTAGCAGCACAAGCTAATGTATTAAGTGCAAAGTATGAGTCAGTGTTAGATAGAGGTCgagagttagctttgttattgGATAGGGTTAAAACTCTAGGCCTGaaggcgaaagcgtatttgtaa